The following are encoded together in the Citrobacter arsenatis genome:
- the chuS gene encoding hematinate-forming heme oxygenase ChuS — translation MNHYTRWLELKKENPGKYARDIAGLMNISEAELTFARVGHDAWRLRGEVREILGALEAVGETKCICRNEYAVHEQVGTFTNQHLNGHAGLVLNPHALDLRLFLNQWASVFHISETTAHGERQSIQFFDHQGDALLKVYATQNTLIEEWVALLTRFIFAENPPLVLQPANNSAPADIAVDAQTVDQEWRAMTDVHQFFGLLKRHDLTRQQAFNLVGDDLACKVANSALAQLLDTARQDGNEIMVFVGNRGCVQIFTGVVEKLVPMKGWLNIFNPAFTLHLLEESVAETWVTRKPTADGHVTSLELFAADGTQIAQLYGQRTEGEPEQTQWRAQIGALTPKGLAA, via the coding sequence ATGAATCATTACACTCGCTGGCTGGAACTTAAGAAAGAAAACCCGGGCAAATACGCACGTGATATTGCGGGGTTGATGAATATTAGCGAAGCCGAACTGACCTTCGCGCGCGTGGGTCATGACGCCTGGCGCTTACGTGGCGAAGTGCGCGAAATCCTCGGCGCACTGGAGGCCGTAGGCGAAACCAAATGTATATGCCGCAACGAATACGCGGTACATGAGCAGGTGGGTACTTTTACCAATCAGCACCTCAACGGTCATGCCGGGCTGGTTCTTAATCCGCACGCCCTCGACCTGCGCCTGTTCCTCAATCAGTGGGCAAGCGTGTTTCATATCAGCGAAACAACCGCCCATGGCGAGCGCCAGAGCATTCAGTTCTTTGACCATCAGGGAGATGCTCTGCTGAAAGTCTATGCCACACAAAACACCCTGATAGAGGAATGGGTTGCGTTGCTGACCCGTTTCATCTTTGCTGAAAACCCGCCACTGGTGCTGCAACCGGCCAACAATTCGGCTCCAGCCGACATCGCGGTTGATGCGCAGACCGTTGATCAAGAATGGCGAGCGATGACCGATGTACACCAGTTTTTCGGTCTGCTGAAACGCCACGATCTCACCCGCCAACAGGCGTTTAATCTGGTGGGCGACGATCTGGCCTGTAAAGTCGCAAATAGTGCACTGGCGCAGTTACTCGACACCGCGCGCCAGGATGGCAATGAAATTATGGTCTTTGTGGGTAATCGTGGCTGCGTACAGATTTTTACCGGCGTGGTAGAAAAACTGGTGCCGATGAAAGGCTGGCTGAATATCTTCAACCCGGCATTTACCTTACACCTACTGGAAGAGAGCGTGGCAGAAACATGGGTAACGCGCAAACCGACCGCCGATGGCCACGTCACCAGTCTGGAACTGTTTGCTGCCGACGGCACGCAAATCGCTCAGCTGTATGGTCAGCGTACGGAAGGTGAACCAGAGCA
- the hemP gene encoding hemin uptake protein HemP, with translation MSRMDNTTATPAKENAPPSVAPNERRIDSKNLLGKEGRVIIEHDGQHYLLRQTQAGKLILTK, from the coding sequence ATGTCACGTATGGATAACACAACAGCAACGCCCGCAAAAGAAAATGCACCGCCTTCCGTCGCGCCAAACGAACGCCGAATTGACAGTAAAAATCTGCTGGGTAAAGAAGGACGCGTGATCATAGAACATGATGGCCAGCACTATCTGCTGCGCCAGACTCAAGCTGGAAAACTCATTCTGACCAAATAA
- the aroH gene encoding 3-deoxy-7-phosphoheptulonate synthase AroH: MNRTDELRTARIDNLVTPAELAQRHPVSSSVARHVTESRRRIEKILNGEDARLLVIVGPCSIHDLDAAMEYATRLQALREKHQARLEIVMRTYFEKPRTVVGWKGLISDPDLNGSYRVNHGIELARKLLLQVNELGVPTATEFLDMVTGQFIADLISWGAIGARTTESQIHREMASALSCPVGFKNGTDGNTRIAVDAIRASRASHMFLSPDKTGQMTIYQTSGNPYGHIIMRGGKKPNYYAEDIAAACDTLHEFSLPEHLVVDFSHGNCQKQHRRQLDVCDDVCQQIRNGSTAIAGIMAESFLREGTQKIVSGQPLVYGQSITDPCLNWEDTELLVEKLASAVDSRF; the protein is encoded by the coding sequence ATGAACAGAACCGATGAACTCCGTACTGCGCGTATTGACAATCTGGTTACCCCAGCAGAGCTTGCGCAACGGCATCCTGTTTCATCCTCCGTCGCCCGTCATGTCACGGAATCCCGACGCCGGATAGAAAAAATATTAAATGGTGAAGATGCTCGTTTGCTGGTGATCGTGGGTCCCTGCTCGATTCACGATCTTGATGCCGCAATGGAATACGCAACGCGTTTACAGGCGCTGCGCGAAAAACATCAGGCGCGTCTGGAAATCGTGATGCGCACCTATTTTGAAAAACCGCGCACCGTCGTGGGCTGGAAAGGCTTAATTTCCGACCCGGATCTAAACGGCAGCTACCGCGTGAACCACGGCATTGAACTGGCGCGTAAACTGCTGTTGCAGGTCAATGAACTGGGCGTACCCACGGCAACAGAATTCCTCGACATGGTGACCGGTCAGTTTATTGCCGATTTAATCAGTTGGGGAGCCATTGGCGCGCGCACTACCGAAAGCCAGATCCACCGTGAAATGGCGTCCGCGCTCTCCTGCCCGGTCGGCTTTAAAAACGGCACCGATGGCAACACGCGTATCGCCGTCGATGCAATTCGCGCCTCCCGCGCCAGCCACATGTTCCTCTCACCGGATAAAACCGGCCAGATGACCATTTATCAGACCAGTGGTAACCCTTACGGACATATCATCATGCGCGGCGGTAAAAAGCCGAATTATTATGCTGAAGATATTGCCGCCGCCTGCGATACCCTGCACGAATTTTCCCTGCCTGAGCATCTGGTGGTCGATTTTAGCCATGGTAATTGTCAGAAACAGCATCGTCGTCAGTTGGACGTTTGCGATGACGTGTGTCAGCAAATTCGTAACGGTTCAACGGCGATTGCCGGGATCATGGCGGAGAGTTTCCTGCGTGAAGGTACGCAAAAAATCGTTAGCGGCCAGCCGCTGGTTTACGGTCAGTCCATTACCGACCCATGCCTGAACTGGGAAGATACTGAACTGCTGGTTGAAAAACTCGCCTCTGCGGTTGATAGCCGTTTTTAA
- a CDS encoding TonB-dependent hemoglobin/transferrin/lactoferrin family receptor, which translates to MPYLHTASLRPSLLALAIVSNLPAVANAAAEDMTVTATGNARSAFEAPMMVSVIDASAPENQTASSAADLLRKVPGLTLDGTGRTNGQDVNLRGYDRRGVLVLVDGVRQGTDTGHLNSTFLDPALIKRIEVVRGPSALLYGSGALGGVIAYDTADAKDLLEVGQHSGYRVFGTAATGDHSLGMGASAYGRTDTLDGLLAWSSRDRGDLRQSDGTTAPNDEAINNMLAKGSWKIDSAQTLAGSLRYYNNDAREPKNPQTSAADATSNPMTDRSTIQRDAQLAYSLAPADNDWLNANARIYWSEARINAQDLDNTGEFRKQTTKGGKIDNRTRLFSDSFASHLLTYGGEYYRQEQQPGGATTGFPEAKIDFSSGWLQDEITLRDLPVTLLGGTRYDSYRGSSDGYEDVDADKWSSRAGLTVAPADWLMLFGSYAQAFRAPTMGEMYNDAKHFSIGRFYTNYWVPNPNLRPETNETQEYGFGLRFDDLLMASDALEFKASYFDTKAKDYISTSVDFAAATTMSYNVPNAKIWGWDVMAKYTADLFSLDMAYNRTRGKDTDTGEYISSINPDTVTSKLNVPVAHSGFSVGWIGTFADRSTHISNSYTKQPGYAVNDFYVSYQGQQALKGMTTTLVLGNAFDKEYWSPQGIPQDGRNGKLFVSYQW; encoded by the coding sequence ATGCCTTACCTGCACACTGCGTCTCTGCGCCCATCGCTGTTGGCGCTGGCGATTGTCAGTAACCTGCCCGCCGTCGCCAATGCGGCGGCAGAAGATATGACCGTCACCGCCACCGGCAATGCCCGTAGCGCCTTTGAAGCGCCGATGATGGTCAGCGTAATTGATGCCAGCGCCCCGGAAAACCAGACCGCCAGTTCGGCAGCCGACCTGCTACGTAAGGTTCCAGGCCTGACCCTTGACGGTACGGGACGCACCAACGGCCAGGATGTGAATCTGCGTGGCTACGACCGACGCGGCGTTCTGGTGCTGGTTGACGGCGTTCGTCAGGGAACCGACACCGGACACCTGAACAGTACCTTCCTCGACCCAGCGCTTATCAAACGCATCGAAGTCGTGCGTGGCCCTTCTGCACTGCTGTACGGCAGCGGCGCGCTGGGCGGCGTGATCGCCTATGACACTGCGGATGCCAAAGATCTGCTGGAAGTCGGACAACACAGCGGTTATCGCGTGTTCGGTACTGCGGCAACCGGCGATCACAGCCTTGGTATGGGTGCCAGCGCGTATGGCCGCACCGATACGCTGGACGGACTGCTTGCCTGGTCGAGTCGCGATCGCGGTGATTTACGCCAGAGTGACGGTACCACAGCGCCAAACGATGAAGCGATCAACAATATGCTGGCAAAAGGTAGCTGGAAAATTGACAGCGCCCAGACGCTGGCCGGTTCGCTGCGTTACTACAACAATGACGCCCGTGAACCTAAAAACCCGCAAACCAGCGCAGCGGATGCCACCAGCAACCCGATGACCGATCGTTCAACCATCCAGCGCGATGCACAGCTGGCCTACTCCCTTGCTCCGGCGGACAATGACTGGCTGAATGCGAATGCCCGCATTTACTGGTCCGAAGCGCGTATTAATGCCCAGGACCTTGATAACACGGGCGAATTTCGTAAGCAGACCACCAAAGGCGGCAAAATCGACAATCGTACCCGCCTGTTTAGCGACTCATTTGCGTCTCATCTGCTGACCTACGGCGGCGAATACTACCGTCAGGAACAACAGCCTGGTGGTGCAACCACGGGTTTCCCGGAGGCAAAAATTGATTTCAGCTCCGGCTGGCTACAGGATGAAATCACTCTGCGCGACCTGCCGGTTACGCTGCTGGGCGGTACCCGTTATGACTCATATCGCGGCAGCAGCGACGGCTATGAAGACGTCGATGCCGATAAATGGTCGTCTCGCGCTGGACTCACCGTTGCGCCTGCCGACTGGCTGATGTTGTTCGGTTCATACGCTCAGGCCTTCCGTGCACCGACGATGGGCGAGATGTATAACGATGCGAAACACTTCTCGATTGGCCGTTTTTACACCAACTACTGGGTGCCAAACCCTAACCTGCGTCCGGAAACCAACGAAACACAGGAATACGGATTTGGTCTGCGCTTTGATGATCTGCTGATGGCGAGCGATGCGCTCGAATTCAAAGCCAGCTATTTCGACACCAAAGCGAAAGATTACATCTCCACCAGCGTCGACTTCGCCGCCGCGACAACCATGTCCTATAACGTGCCCAACGCCAAAATCTGGGGCTGGGATGTGATGGCGAAATACACCGCCGACCTGTTCAGTCTCGATATGGCCTACAACCGCACGCGCGGCAAAGATACTGACACAGGGGAATATATTTCCAGCATTAACCCGGACACCGTTACCAGCAAACTGAACGTCCCGGTTGCGCACAGCGGATTCTCCGTGGGCTGGATAGGGACTTTTGCCGATCGTTCAACGCATATCAGCAACAGCTACACTAAACAGCCCGGTTATGCGGTGAATGATTTCTACGTGAGCTATCAGGGCCAACAGGCGCTGAAAGGCATGACCACCACGCTGGTACTGGGCAATGCCTTCGACAAAGAGTACTGGTCGCCGCAGGGCATTCCGCAGGATGGTCGTAATGGCAAACTTTTCGTGAGTTATCAGTGGTAA